ATCGCCGGCTCGGCGCCGAGGACGATGTTCTCCAGCACGGTGAGGTTGTCGGCCAGCATGAAGTGCTGGTGGACCATGCCGATGCCGGCCCGGATGGCGTCGGTGGGCCGGCGCAGGTGCACCTGGTGGCCGTCCACGGCGATGGTGCCCTCGTCGGGGCGCTGCATCCCGTAGAGGATCTTCATGAGGGTGGACTTGCCGGCCCCGTTCTCGCCGACGACGGCGTGGATCGTGCCGGGCTCGACGCGGAGGTGGACGTCGCGGTTGGCCACCACCCCGGGGAACCGCTTGGTGATGCCGGCCAGCTCGACCGCGGCCGGGTGGGCGGCGGGTGCGGGCCCCGCCGACGCAGCTCCGTCGGCGGTGGGGGATGGGGCCAAGGGGGAGCCTCCTGGAGGTGCAGGCGGGGCCCGGGACCGTGGTCCCGGGCCCCGTCAGGCGTCAGGGCCTCCGAGGAGGCCGACGGCGGGGAGCCGGTGGCGTCAGGGCGTCGCCGGCACCTCGATCTCGCCGTCGATGATCTGCTGCTGCAGCTCCTCGAGCTGGTCGTTGATGTCGTCCAGCTGGCCGCCGTCCATGGCGTAGCCGATGCCGCCGCTCTCGAGGTCGCCGCTCACGACGCCGCCCTCGAGCTCGCCGTCACCCTCGACCAGGTCGAAGATGGTGCTGTACACGGCCTGGTCGACGCGCTTCAGCATCGAGGTGAGGATGCAGGGCTGGGTCTCCTCGTCGACCTGCTGGTACTGGTCGGAGTCGACGCCGATGGCCAGCCGATCCTCGGCCGCGGCCGACTCGAACAGGCCGGCGCCGGAGCCGCCGGCGGCGTGGTACACGACGTCGATGCCGTCGGCGTACATGCCGTCGGCGACGGTCTTGGCCGAGGCCGGGTCGGCGAAGCCGCTGTCGTCGGGCGGCTCGGACAGGTAGTTCACCTGGACCTCGGCCGAGGGGTCGATCTCGGCCACGCCGGCCTCGAAGCCGGCCTGGAAGGTCTGGATGAGCTCGCCGTTCTGGCCGCCGATGAAGCCGATCTGGCCGGTCTGGCTCTTGAGGGCGGCGGCCGCGCCGACCAGGAACGAGCCCTGCTCGGCCGCGAAAACCAGGGAGGTCACGTTGTCGGCCTCGATGACCGAGTCGATGATGGCGAACTCGACGTCGGGGAACTCCTCGGCGATGGGCGTCATCGACTCGGTGAAGAGGAAGCCGACGCCGATGACCAGGTCGTAGCCGTCCTCGGCCAGCGAGCGCAGGAGGTCGCCGCGGTTGGAGCCGTCCTCGTTGGGCTCGAGCAGCTGGACCTCGACGCCGAAGTCCTCGGCCGCGGCCTCGAGGCCGGCGTTGGCCGCCTCGTTGAAGGAGTCGTCGTCGACGCCGCCGACGTCGAGCACCATGCCCACGCGGAGGCCCTCGCCGTCGGCCTCCTCGCCGCCGACGGGCTCGGCCGACGGCTCCTGGCCGGCCTCGCCCTGGCAGGTGGCGGGCTCGGTGGTGCTGTCGCCGGAGTCACCCCCGGAGGAGGTGTCGTCGCCGTCGTCGGTGCTGCAGGCCGCGACCAGCAGCCCGAGGACTGCGACGAGGGCCGCCAGGCGGAACCATCTGCGTAGGCGCACTGCGCTGTCTCCTTGTGGTGTCGACTGCCCTGCCGAGCCCGGCAGGGAGGTGCTCCCGTGCGGGAGGGCCGCACCCTAACCCGCGACCTCCGGGGTCGGCCGAGGGGACACCGGCCGGCAACGGGACCGTCATCGGCCCGACACGCGGGGCGCGCTTCCCCTCGCCGATAACAACCGTTATTATCCCCGGCGTGGCCCTCGCCGCCGAGAACCTCCCCTCCGCGCCCGACGCGCCGGCCGTCCCCGCCTCGGACGACCCGCTGGGCGACCGGCTGCTCGAGGCCGCGGCCGAGGTGTTCGCCGAGCGGGGCTACGACCGGGCCGGGGTGGCCGAGATCGCCCGCCGGGCCGGGGTCACCACCGGGGCCATCTACAGCCGCCACGCGGGCAAGGCGGGGCTCCTCGTCGCCGCGCTGGAGTGCTGCGCCACCGACGAGCTCGACAGCCTCTTCGCCGACCACCGCTTCCAGGGCCGGGCCGAGGACGTGCTCGCCATCGCCGGCAGCCACCTGGTGCGCCGGTCCTCCGACGCCGACCGCAGCAGTGCCCTGCTCACCGAGGCCTTCATCGCCGCCCGCCGCGACCCGGCCGTGGCCGACCTCATCCGCAGCCACGTGCTCGACCGGCGCGACCGCCTGCGCGACATCATCGAGGCGGCCAAGGCGAGCGGCGGCATCGGCGCCGACCTCGACACCGAGGCCCTGGCGACCTTCTGCCACGCCCTCGGCTTCGGCTTCCTGCTGCTCGAGGCGGCCGAGGTGCCGCTGCCCTCGGCGCCCCCCTGGGAGCAGCTCATCGCCCACCTCATCGCCGCCCTCGGCGCCGAGCCGTCCATCGACCTGACCACACCACCGACATCCCCACAGGAGCCCTGACCATGGCCACCACCGACAGCCCCGACCGCGACGCCGAGATCCTCGGCCGCGACTCGGTCGACGACCTCGAGGCCATCCTCTCGGTCTCCAACACCGAGGTCGACGAGGCCATCCACGTCGTCGAGGACAACGCGGACGCCATCTTCACGTGGGACTACGAGAAGGGCGCCCGGCCGCCGCTCGAGAAGCTCTACGAGAAGGCCAAGCACTCCATGTGGAACGGCAGCACCGACCTGCCGTGGGAGACCGAGGTCGACCAGGAGGAGTTCGCCCGCCGCCTCATGGAGATGCGGGTCTCCATGCGCGCCGACATGGGCATCGACCTCTCCGACACCGTGTTCGCCAAGTGGGGCGAGAAGGAGTGGCTCGAGCTCTCCATCGAGGGCCAGAACTGGAGCCTCAGCCAGTTCATGCACGGCGAGCAGGGCGCCCTGCTCTGCACGGCCAAGATCGTCGAGACCGTGCCGTGGATCGACGCCAAGTACTACGCCGCCACCCAGGTGATGGACGAGGCCCGCCACGTCGAGGTCTTCGCCCGGTACCTCGACACCAAGCTGTCGGGCCACTACCCGATCAACGCCCACCTGAAGATGCTGCTCGACGACATCATCGCCGACAGCCGCTGGGACATGACCTACCTGGGCATGCAGGTGATGGTCGAGGGCCTGGCCCTGGCCGCCTTCGGCATGGCCCACCAGACCACCCCGTGCCCGCTGCTCAAGCAGCTGCTCCGCTACGTGATGAGCGACGAGGCCCGCCACGTGGCCTTCGGCGTGCTCTCGCTGAAGGAGTACTACGAGGGCCTCACCGAGCCCGAGCTGCTCGAGCGCCAGGAGTTCGCCTTCGAGGCCGCGGTGCGCATGCGGGACCGCTTCCTCCAGCAGGAGGTGTGGGAGCGCATGGGCGTCAGCCCCAAGGACGCCTACCAGGTGTTCAACGTGTCCGCCGAGGAGAAGAACAAGGACCCGTTCCAGCAGCTGCTGTTCTCCAAGATCGTGCCCAACTGCAAGAAGCTGGGCCTGCTCGACGCCAACGACGGCTGGCTGCGCAAGCGCTTCGACACCCTCGGGGTGAGCCAGTTCGAGAGCTGGGTCGACACCGGCGAGGAGTACGAGATGCTCGACGAGGTCACCAAGGACCGCGAGGCCGCCGAGACGGCCTGACCGGTCCCGAGGTCCCGGCCGTCCCTCGGGGCGGTCGGTCCCAGGGGGAGTGGCGGGGGCGGGCCCACGGGCCCGCCCTCGTCGCGTCAGCCCTGCTGGGCCCGGCCCCGCTCCTGGATGGCCTCGCGGCGGCGGGCCACCTCGTCGGGGTCGAAGGCCCTGCCCTGCCACTCGGCCGCCACCCGGGCCTCGTTGGCCCAGCCCTCGGCACCGGTCCCCTCCGCGTTCTCGGCGTAGGTGCGGAACAGGCGGGCGACGGCGGCGCCGTCGTTGCTGGCCACGTCGCGCGCCAGCTGCTGGGCGGTGGGCACGAGCTCGGCGTGGGGCACCACCTGGTTCACCAGCCCCCAGGTGAGGGCGGTGGGGGCGTCGACGAAGTTGCCGGTGGCGCTCATCTGCCGGGCCCGCCGGAGGCCCACGGCCTCGGGCAGCAGGACCGAGAGGCCCCACCCGGGCTGGATGCCGACCCGGGCGTGGGTGTCGGCGAAGCGGGCCCGCTCGGAGGCGACGAGCCAGTCGCACGCCAGGGCCACCTCGAGGCCGCCGGTGACCGCAGCGCCGTTGACCGCGCCGATGAGGGGCGTGGTCCGGCCCGCAGGCATGGGGCCCCGGCGGGCGGCGGCGTCGGCGTCGGTGCCGCCCGACGCCCCGCTGGCCCGCAGCGGACCGCCGTCGCCCGAGCCCACCTCGCGCAGGTCGAGCCCGGCGCAGAAGGCGGGGTCGGACCCGGTGAGCACGATGGCGGCCACGTCGTAGTCGGCGTCGAGCTCGCCGACGGTGCGGGGCAGGGCCCGCAGCAGGTCCATCGAGAGCGCGTTGCGGGCCTCGGGGCGGTTCATGGTGACGGTGGCGACGCGGTCGGCCACCTCCACGAGCAGGACGTCGTCGGACATGGCGCCGACCCTAGGTCCCCTCCCGATCAGGAGTCGTCGTCGGTGGCGGGGAGGAAGTCGAGCTTCACGTCGCCCAGGCGCACCAGCGTCGAGGCGATCCAGCCGCCCATGGCCGCGAAGTGGGAGTCGAGCACCGACCCGTCGGCCAGGACCTCCTCCTCCACGTCGTAGGACCCCTCGTAGGACACCTCGATGGCGTACTCCTCGGGCTCCAGGTCGCCGTCGTAGATGGTCTCCAGGGTCGGGCTGGAGCGCTGGAGGGTCTCGTCGCCGATGGGCGAGGACTCCTCGGGCAGGGTGGCCAGCAGGTCGGCCACCGTTGGCGTGGTCGCCAGGCGCTGGACCCGCATCACGATCTCGATCTCGATGCGGGGCGGCTCGTCGAGCTCCTCGCCGATGTACCAGGAGCGGTACGCGGTCTGGGCCCACGTGGGCCAGTCGAGGGTGATGTCGGCCCGGGTGCGGGGCGGGCTGCCCTCGCCGGGGAGGCTGTAGGACGTCTCCCAGGTGAGGTCGCCCAGCAGGACGTCGGCCTGGAACCGCTCCTCGAAGGCCTGCCGCTCCAGGAAGGCCGACTCCATGGCGTCGCGCAGGGCGCCGATGGCGTCGGTGAAGACGTGGTCGAGCATCAGGGTCGCACGGCAGGCGGGGGAGGGGAGGGGCGGTCGGTCACCTCTGCGACCCTAGGCCCGACGTCACGGGACCGTGGCCCGGGCAGCGGTTGTCACGACCTGCCACCCGTGGGAGGCTCCCGTGGTGCGGGTGGGAGGCCCTCGACGGTGTCGTCGGGGACGAGCGCGCCCCCTCACGGTGGCGCTCGCCGCGGCCGGGCTGGTCGCCGGCGACCTGGCCGTGGTCGACGGGGATCGGGCCGGGGCCGCGGCCACGGCGCCGGAGGTGGCGTCCGTGGCCGCCGAGCCCGTCGGTGCCGACCAGCCCTTCGCCCTGGAGGCGGAGGTGGCCGGCGCCTCGGCGGTGACCGCCGAGGTGACCCTCGACTTCGCCGACCCCCTCGCCCTGGCGCTGGTGGACGACGGCACCGGGCTGGACGTCGCGACCGGCGACGGCACCTGGACGGCGACCGTGCCGGCCGTCGCCGCCGGGACCCTGGTGCGGTGGTCGGTGGTGGCCACCGGCGATGGAGGCGCGACCCGCTTCCCCGACGAGGACGACGAGGCACCCACGCGGGGGATCGTGGTCGACCGCCCTCCGGTGGACACCGCCCTCCCCGTCCTCGACTGGTACATCGCCCCCGAGGACCACGCCGCCCTGATGGCCGAGGTCGGGTCCAAGGAGTACCGCCCCACCGTGGTCGTCGTCGACGGCGTGGTCCACGACGGCGTGCGGGTGCGGCTCCAGGGCGGGGCCGTGTCGCAGGCCCAGCCCAAGAAGAACCTGCGCTTCAAGATGCCGAAGGGCCACGACCTGGTGGCCCCGGCCCTGGCGGACCACCCGCTCGAGGAGTTCATCCTCGACGCCGAGTTCGAGGACCCCACCGGCACCCGGGCCGAGCTGGCCTGGTGGGTGTTCGACCACGCCATGGGCCAGCAGCTGGCCCACGCCAAGGTGCGCGTCGAGCGGGGCGGCCAGCTGCAGGGCGTCTACACCTTTCGGGAGGAGTACGACGACGAGTGGCTGGAAGACAACGCCCCCGACGGCCTCCTCTACGAGAGCGAGGACCTGGCCTTCCTCCACGACGTCGGCCCCGAGGCCCTGGCCGCCATGTGGGACCAGAAGGAGCCCGGGGACGCCCCCCACGACGAGCTCGCCGCACTGGGGGCCGCCCTCGACGGGGCGGTGGCCTCGTCGACGTCCGACGCCTGGCGGGACCGGGTCGACGTGGCCGCCCTCGTCTCGTTCCTGGCCGCGACGGTGGTCGCCGGCAACGTCGACGGCGTCCAGCACAACATCTGGCTGCTGCACGACCCGGCCCTCGCCCGCTGGACCGTCCTGCCGTGGGACCTGGACGTCGCCGTCGGCGCGCCCGTCGGCTACGACCTCTCGACGCCCTTCTGGCCCGCGGTGGCCGACCTGTCGCAGGCCGTGCTCCGCGACCCCGTCCTCACCGAGGCGGTGTTCCGCCGGGTCCGCACCCTCTCCGACGAGCTGCTCGCCTCCGGTGCCGCCCGGGCCCACCTCGACGCCGAGGTGGCCCGCCTGGCGCCGGACATGGCCCTCGACGAGGCCCTCTGGCCGAGGTCGGTCCCCGCCGCCCAGGCCCACGCCCAGATGCAGGGGTGGCTCGCCGACCAGCAGGCCCGCGTCGAGGGGGAGTGGACGACGCCGGGCCTCCTGCCCGCCCCCGGACCCGCAGCGCCCGTCATCAGCGAGGTCAGGGGCACCGGCGACCCGGCCGGGGACTTCGTCGAGCTGGCCAACCCCGCGGAGAGCGCCGTCGACCTGTCGGGCTGGACCCTCACCGGGGCGGCCGAGGGCACCCTGGCCCCGGGCACGGTGGTGCCCGCAGGCGGCCGGGTGGCCGTGCCCGCCGCTCCGGCGGCCGTCGCTGCGGTCGGCGACGGGCTGGTGCTGGGCCGGCTGAACGGGCCGCTGCCCGACGCCGGCGGCGTCGTCGAGCTGCGCGACCCGGGCGGCGTCGTGCGGGACCACGTCCCCTGGTCGATCGGCGGGGCGTGGCCCGCCCCCGCCCCCGGCACCTCCATCGAGCGGGTCGACCTGGCCGCCGACGGCGCCGACGGGGCCTCGTGGGCGGCGGGCGTGCCGGGCGGGACGCCGGGCGAGGACGCGGGCCCGTCGGGCCCGCTGCAGGTCGAGGTGCGCGTCGACCGGCAGCTCACCGTGCGCCAGGTCCCGGTGGAGGTCGACCTGCGGGTGGCCAACGCAGGAGGCGCCACGCTCACCGGCGTGTCGGTCACCGGCCTCGGCCCGGGCTGCGACCGCACCCACCGCCGCCTCCCGCCGGGGGCCGAGCGGGTCACCCGCTGCCGTGTCGACCTCGGGTCGATCGAGGGGCTGGTCGCCACCCGGCCGATCCGCGCCGAGGCCACCGCGGCCGGGGGCATCACCGCCGCCAGCCGGTGGCACGCGGTCGTGGCCGCCGACGGCCTGGTCGCCGGCTTCGAGGGGGCGTCGCCCGGCGACGGGCTCGAGGACCTCCGCACCCTGCCGCCGCGGATGCGCACGGTGCTGCTGGCCCCGGGAGGCGGGCTCGACGTGGCCTGGGACCCCTCGCCGCCCACGCCCCGCGCCTACGACGTCTCCGGCCTCCCGGTCGGGTCGCTCGACGTCAGCCTGGGGACCACCGTGCCCGGGGGGACCACCGGCGCGGTCCTGCCGGGCGGGATCGACGGCCCGCCCGTCCGCGTCGGCACCAGGGCGGAGGGCACCGTCCACGGCGGGCTGAGCCGGCTGAGCCCGCCGGTCACCCCGCGGGCCACGACGACCTGGCCGGCGGCCTCGCCCGCGGCGTGGGCCGAGGACGCCCTCACCCGGCTGCGGGGCTCCGCCCCGACGCCGGCCGCCCGGACCGCCTGGGTGGACGCCCTCGCGGCGGGGACGCGGCCGGCGCAGCTCGTGCGCGACGAGCTGGCGCGGCCGCCGTGGGCAGGGTCGCAGGCCCGGGCCGCACGGCTCTACGCCGCCTTCTTCGACCGCCCGGCCGACGCCGCCGGCCACGCCTACTGGACGGGCCGCCTCGACGGCGGCCTTCCGGTCACCCGCGTGGCCGAGCTGTTCGCCGCCTCGGCCGAGTTCCGGGTCCGCTTCGGCGCAGGTGACGACGTCGCCTTCGTGACGCTCGTGTACCGCAACGTGCTCGGGCGCGACCCCGACGCCGCCGGGCTGGCCTACTGGGTCGACCGCCTGGGCGCGGGCCGGAGCCGTGGGTGGCTGATGGCGGCGTTCAGCGAGTCGTCCGAGGGGCGCCTCAAGCTGGCCCCGGCCGTCGACCCCGTCCTCGCCCACCTGGCGCTGCTCGACGCCGCCCCCACGCCGGAGTGGACCGACGAGGCCGAGGCCTGGGTCCGGGCCGGGGGCTCGCCCCTCACCGTGATCGAGGCGGTGCGCTCCTCCGACGCCTACGCGGGCTGACCGGCGGCGCCGTCGCAGAGGTCGCGGTCGCCCCGGGCGCGGCGGTGCTGCTGATCAGGCCCGGGGCGACATGAGGGCGAGCGGTGTGCGGAGGCCGAGGTCGCGGTGGCGGATGCTGGCGATCGACCGGCCCGCCTGGACCGCGTCGCGCACCGGTGACAGGCGCTCGCCGAGGGCGTCGGCGGAGGCCGTCAGGTCGGGGGCGACGAGCGCCAGGCCGAACGACCGGACCCCGGGGCGGGCGGTCGGAGGGGCCGGGCTCGGGCCGACCACCTCCAGCACCAGCTCGCCCACGACGAAGAAGGCTTGGACCACGGGGTCGCCCCCGGGGCCGACGTGGTCCCGGCGGCGGCGCTCGTCCAGGCCCACCGCCGCGGCGGCGGCCACGGTGCGCTCGAGGTCGTCGGTGAGCAGGACCAGGTGGTCGATGTGGGTGACGCCGTTGGAGTGGGTGGCAGGGGCGCAGGGCGGGTCGCTCGTCGCCCGTGTGGCGAACCCGTCGAGGTCGGCGGGAGCGTCGTCGGGCAGGTGGCGGAGGGCCCAGCCGACCACGGCCTCGCCGGCGTCGGGGCCGACCAGGCGGACGCGGACGCCGCCGAGCCGGCAGGTGGCGTCGTCGTCGACGGCGAACCCTGCGGTGGCCCAGGCCTCGGGGGCCTCGGCCACGTCCAGGGCCGAGACCTCGGGGGCGTCCACGCCCGCAGCGTACGGCCCGTCGGCCGCGGCCTCCTGCGGCGGGACGGTGGCGGCGGGGGGGGGGCGGGGACGAGGCCGTCAGCCGGCGAAGCGGAAGCGGGTGTGGGAGTGCGGGGCCTTGGCGAAGGCGTAGGCCGTCGTCGGCGCCACCCGGAACACGTGGGCCACGTGGCCCCCGCTGGTGAAGGCGCCGTCGTCCACCTCGAACCGCCAGGGGTCGCCGTACTTGGCCAGGTAGGCGGCGGCCAGCGTCCGCAGGTGCTCCTCGCCGGTCACGCGCTCGGCGGTGCCCTCCACCACCACGTCGAGGCCCTCGGCCCACATGTTGGT
Above is a window of Iamia majanohamensis DNA encoding:
- a CDS encoding pyridoxamine 5'-phosphate oxidase family protein; its protein translation is MAAPETELDPRYGEPGAGPTSWADARRTLADAELSWLTTLRPDGRPHTTPLITVLDDDAVVFTTGPEEQKGRNLAVDARCSLTTGTNMWAEGLDVVVEGTAERVTGEEHLRTLAAAYLAKYGDPWRFEVDDGAFTSGGHVAHVFRVAPTTAYAFAKAPHSHTRFRFAG
- a CDS encoding BMP family lipoprotein, whose product is MRLRRWFRLAALVAVLGLLVAACSTDDGDDTSSGGDSGDSTTEPATCQGEAGQEPSAEPVGGEEADGEGLRVGMVLDVGGVDDDSFNEAANAGLEAAAEDFGVEVQLLEPNEDGSNRGDLLRSLAEDGYDLVIGVGFLFTESMTPIAEEFPDVEFAIIDSVIEADNVTSLVFAAEQGSFLVGAAAALKSQTGQIGFIGGQNGELIQTFQAGFEAGVAEIDPSAEVQVNYLSEPPDDSGFADPASAKTVADGMYADGIDVVYHAAGGSGAGLFESAAAEDRLAIGVDSDQYQQVDEETQPCILTSMLKRVDQAVYSTIFDLVEGDGELEGGVVSGDLESGGIGYAMDGGQLDDINDQLEELQQQIIDGEIEVPATP
- a CDS encoding enoyl-CoA hydratase, with the protein product MSDDVLLVEVADRVATVTMNRPEARNALSMDLLRALPRTVGELDADYDVAAIVLTGSDPAFCAGLDLREVGSGDGGPLRASGASGGTDADAAARRGPMPAGRTTPLIGAVNGAAVTGGLEVALACDWLVASERARFADTHARVGIQPGWGLSVLLPEAVGLRRARQMSATGNFVDAPTALTWGLVNQVVPHAELVPTAQQLARDVASNDGAAVARLFRTYAENAEGTGAEGWANEARVAAEWQGRAFDPDEVARRREAIQERGRAQQG
- a CDS encoding ferritin-like domain-containing protein, whose amino-acid sequence is MATTDSPDRDAEILGRDSVDDLEAILSVSNTEVDEAIHVVEDNADAIFTWDYEKGARPPLEKLYEKAKHSMWNGSTDLPWETEVDQEEFARRLMEMRVSMRADMGIDLSDTVFAKWGEKEWLELSIEGQNWSLSQFMHGEQGALLCTAKIVETVPWIDAKYYAATQVMDEARHVEVFARYLDTKLSGHYPINAHLKMLLDDIIADSRWDMTYLGMQVMVEGLALAAFGMAHQTTPCPLLKQLLRYVMSDEARHVAFGVLSLKEYYEGLTEPELLERQEFAFEAAVRMRDRFLQQEVWERMGVSPKDAYQVFNVSAEEKNKDPFQQLLFSKIVPNCKKLGLLDANDGWLRKRFDTLGVSQFESWVDTGEEYEMLDEVTKDREAAETA
- a CDS encoding CotH kinase family protein; amino-acid sequence: MALAAAGLVAGDLAVVDGDRAGAAATAPEVASVAAEPVGADQPFALEAEVAGASAVTAEVTLDFADPLALALVDDGTGLDVATGDGTWTATVPAVAAGTLVRWSVVATGDGGATRFPDEDDEAPTRGIVVDRPPVDTALPVLDWYIAPEDHAALMAEVGSKEYRPTVVVVDGVVHDGVRVRLQGGAVSQAQPKKNLRFKMPKGHDLVAPALADHPLEEFILDAEFEDPTGTRAELAWWVFDHAMGQQLAHAKVRVERGGQLQGVYTFREEYDDEWLEDNAPDGLLYESEDLAFLHDVGPEALAAMWDQKEPGDAPHDELAALGAALDGAVASSTSDAWRDRVDVAALVSFLAATVVAGNVDGVQHNIWLLHDPALARWTVLPWDLDVAVGAPVGYDLSTPFWPAVADLSQAVLRDPVLTEAVFRRVRTLSDELLASGAARAHLDAEVARLAPDMALDEALWPRSVPAAQAHAQMQGWLADQQARVEGEWTTPGLLPAPGPAAPVISEVRGTGDPAGDFVELANPAESAVDLSGWTLTGAAEGTLAPGTVVPAGGRVAVPAAPAAVAAVGDGLVLGRLNGPLPDAGGVVELRDPGGVVRDHVPWSIGGAWPAPAPGTSIERVDLAADGADGASWAAGVPGGTPGEDAGPSGPLQVEVRVDRQLTVRQVPVEVDLRVANAGGATLTGVSVTGLGPGCDRTHRRLPPGAERVTRCRVDLGSIEGLVATRPIRAEATAAGGITAASRWHAVVAADGLVAGFEGASPGDGLEDLRTLPPRMRTVLLAPGGGLDVAWDPSPPTPRAYDVSGLPVGSLDVSLGTTVPGGTTGAVLPGGIDGPPVRVGTRAEGTVHGGLSRLSPPVTPRATTTWPAASPAAWAEDALTRLRGSAPTPAARTAWVDALAAGTRPAQLVRDELARPPWAGSQARAARLYAAFFDRPADAAGHAYWTGRLDGGLPVTRVAELFAASAEFRVRFGAGDDVAFVTLVYRNVLGRDPDAAGLAYWVDRLGAGRSRGWLMAAFSESSEGRLKLAPAVDPVLAHLALLDAAPTPEWTDEAEAWVRAGGSPLTVIEAVRSSDAYAG
- a CDS encoding TetR/AcrR family transcriptional regulator, with amino-acid sequence MALAAENLPSAPDAPAVPASDDPLGDRLLEAAAEVFAERGYDRAGVAEIARRAGVTTGAIYSRHAGKAGLLVAALECCATDELDSLFADHRFQGRAEDVLAIAGSHLVRRSSDADRSSALLTEAFIAARRDPAVADLIRSHVLDRRDRLRDIIEAAKASGGIGADLDTEALATFCHALGFGFLLLEAAEVPLPSAPPWEQLIAHLIAALGAEPSIDLTTPPTSPQEP